A single region of the Bacteroides luhongzhouii genome encodes:
- the ndk gene encoding nucleoside-diphosphate kinase, producing MLEKTLVILKPCTLQRGLVGEITHRFERKGLRLAGMKMMQLTDELLSEHYAHLSGKPFFQRVKDSMMTTPVIVCCFEGVDAIQTVRTLAGPTNGRLAAPGTIRGDYSMSFQENIVHTSDSPETAAIELTRFFKPGEIFDYKQATFDYLYANDEY from the coding sequence ATGCTTGAAAAAACGCTGGTCATTTTAAAACCGTGTACCCTTCAACGGGGATTGGTTGGTGAGATTACTCATCGCTTTGAACGTAAAGGATTGCGGTTGGCTGGCATGAAGATGATGCAACTGACTGATGAATTGTTAAGTGAACATTATGCCCACCTTAGCGGCAAACCTTTCTTTCAGCGTGTGAAAGATTCGATGATGACAACTCCTGTCATTGTTTGTTGTTTCGAAGGTGTGGATGCTATTCAAACAGTCCGTACGTTGGCGGGACCAACTAATGGACGTTTAGCTGCCCCAGGCACCATTCGTGGGGATTACAGTATGAGCTTTCAAGAGAATATCGTTCATACTTCCGATTCTCCGGAGACCGCAGCTATTGAATTAACGAGATTTTTTAAACCGGGAGAAATATTCGATTACAAGCAGGCTACATTCGATTACCTGTATGCAAACGACGAATATTAA
- the tpiA gene encoding triose-phosphate isomerase, whose amino-acid sequence MRKNIVAGNWKMNKTLQEGIALAKELNEALANEKPNCDVIICTPFIHLASVTPLVDAAKIGVGAENCADKASGAYTGEVSAEMVASTGAKYVILGHSERRAYYGETVAILEEKVKLALANGLTPIFCIGEVLEEREANKQNEVVAAQMESVFSLSAEDFSKIVLAYEPVWAIGTGKTASPEQAQEIHAFIRSIVANKYGKEIADNTSILYGGSCKPSNAKELFANPDVDGGLIGGAALKVSDFKGIIDAFN is encoded by the coding sequence ATGAGAAAGAACATTGTTGCAGGAAACTGGAAAATGAACAAAACCCTTCAAGAGGGTATCGCTTTGGCTAAAGAGCTGAATGAAGCATTGGCTAATGAAAAGCCTAACTGTGATGTTATCATCTGTACTCCGTTTATCCACCTGGCTTCTGTTACTCCGTTGGTAGACGCAGCTAAGATCGGTGTAGGTGCTGAAAACTGTGCAGACAAAGCATCAGGTGCTTATACTGGTGAAGTTTCTGCTGAAATGGTTGCTTCTACTGGTGCAAAATATGTAATTCTGGGACACTCTGAACGTCGTGCATACTACGGTGAAACAGTTGCTATCCTTGAAGAAAAAGTAAAATTGGCTTTGGCTAACGGTCTGACTCCGATTTTCTGTATCGGTGAAGTGTTGGAAGAACGCGAAGCTAACAAGCAAAACGAAGTAGTAGCTGCACAGATGGAATCTGTATTCTCTTTGTCGGCTGAAGATTTCTCTAAGATTGTATTGGCTTACGAACCGGTTTGGGCTATCGGTACAGGTAAAACTGCTTCTCCTGAACAAGCACAGGAAATCCATGCTTTCATCCGTTCTATCGTAGCCAACAAGTATGGCAAAGAAATCGCAGACAATACTTCTATCCTTTACGGTGGTAGCTGCAAACCTTCTAACGCTAAAGAACTGTTCGCTAACCCGGACGTTGATGGTGGTTTGATTGGTGGTGCTGCTCTGAAAGTATCTGATTTCAAAGGTATCATTGATGCTTTTAATTAA
- the dnaG gene encoding DNA primase: protein MIDQITIDRILDAAQIIDVVSDFVTLRKRGVNYVGLCPFHSDKTPSFYVSPAKGLCKCFACGKGGNAVHFIMEHEQMSYPEALKYLAKKYNIEIKERELSDEEKFVQSERESLFIVNNFARDYFQNILKNHIDGRSIGMAYFRNRGFRDDIIEKFQLGYCTESHDAFAKEAIQKGYKKEYLVKTGLCYETDDHRLRDRFWGRVIFPVHTLSGKVVAFGGRVLASATKGIKVKYVNSPESEIYHKSNELYGIYFAKQAIVKQDRCFLVEGYTDVISMHQSGIENVVASSGTALTPGQIRMIHRFTNNMTVLYDGDAAGIKASIRGIDMLLEEGMNIKVCLLPDGDDPDSFARKHNSTEFQAFISEHETDFIRFKTNLLLEDAGKDPIKRAELIGNLVQSISVIPEAIVRDVYIKECAQLLHVEDKLLVSEVAKRRETQAEKRAEQTERERRMAERTAMMSQGATPSEDMPMSNGDIPLSPEVDNGYTEVPPALQEDNYASFIPQEGKEGQEFYKFERLILQAVVRYGEKIMCNLTDEEGNEIPVTVIEYVINDLKEDELAFHNPLHRQMLSEAAAHMHDSNFIAERYFLAHPDPIISKLSVDLINVRYQLSKYHSKSQKIVTDEERLYEMVPMLMINFKYAIVTEELKHMLYALQDPALAHNNEKCDSLMKRFNELKTVQSIMAKRLGDRVVLR from the coding sequence ATGATAGATCAAATTACCATAGACCGGATATTGGATGCGGCACAAATCATAGATGTCGTTTCGGATTTTGTCACCCTGCGCAAACGTGGTGTCAATTACGTCGGTTTGTGTCCGTTTCATAGTGATAAAACCCCTTCTTTTTATGTCTCTCCCGCCAAAGGATTATGCAAATGTTTTGCTTGTGGAAAAGGCGGAAACGCAGTCCATTTCATTATGGAGCACGAGCAGATGTCTTATCCGGAAGCACTGAAATACCTTGCCAAGAAATACAATATTGAAATCAAGGAGCGGGAATTAAGCGATGAAGAGAAGTTTGTGCAAAGCGAACGCGAAAGTCTGTTTATCGTCAACAACTTTGCGCGCGACTATTTCCAAAACATACTAAAGAATCATATAGACGGACGTAGCATCGGTATGGCCTATTTCCGCAACCGTGGCTTTCGTGATGACATTATTGAGAAATTCCAATTAGGTTACTGTACTGAAAGTCACGACGCTTTCGCTAAAGAGGCAATCCAAAAAGGATATAAGAAAGAGTATTTGGTAAAGACCGGGCTTTGCTACGAAACGGATGACCATCGGTTACGGGATCGTTTTTGGGGACGTGTTATTTTCCCTGTCCATACGCTTTCCGGTAAAGTAGTGGCTTTTGGCGGACGTGTACTTGCCAGTGCAACGAAAGGAATCAAAGTAAAATACGTCAATTCGCCCGAATCGGAAATCTATCATAAAAGTAACGAGCTATACGGTATATATTTCGCCAAGCAGGCTATTGTAAAACAAGACCGTTGCTTTTTGGTTGAAGGTTACACGGATGTAATCTCCATGCATCAGTCCGGCATAGAGAATGTGGTTGCTTCTTCAGGAACAGCCCTTACACCGGGACAAATCCGTATGATTCACCGGTTCACCAACAACATGACTGTGCTTTACGACGGTGACGCAGCAGGTATCAAGGCTTCTATCCGGGGAATTGATATGTTATTGGAGGAAGGTATGAATATCAAAGTCTGTCTTCTTCCCGATGGGGACGACCCGGACTCTTTCGCCCGCAAACATAACTCAACAGAATTTCAGGCTTTCATCTCGGAACATGAAACGGATTTTATCCGCTTCAAAACGAACTTGCTGCTGGAAGATGCAGGAAAAGATCCCATCAAGCGTGCGGAACTGATTGGTAACTTGGTACAAAGTATTTCCGTCATTCCGGAAGCAATTGTCAGAGATGTCTACATCAAAGAATGTGCCCAGCTACTTCATGTAGAAGATAAGTTACTGGTATCGGAAGTTGCCAAAAGACGGGAAACTCAAGCGGAGAAACGAGCTGAACAGACGGAACGGGAACGCCGGATGGCCGAAAGAACAGCTATGATGTCTCAAGGAGCTACTCCTTCTGAAGATATGCCCATGTCTAATGGAGACATTCCGTTGTCCCCTGAAGTAGATAACGGATATACAGAAGTTCCTCCCGCTTTGCAGGAAGACAACTATGCTTCTTTTATCCCCCAGGAAGGAAAGGAAGGACAGGAATTTTACAAGTTCGAACGCCTGATATTACAGGCGGTAGTCCGGTATGGAGAAAAAATCATGTGTAACCTGACGGACGAAGAAGGAAACGAAATTCCGGTAACCGTTATAGAATATGTGATTAATGATTTGAAGGAAGATGAGTTAGCCTTTCATAATCCGCTGCACCGCCAAATGCTATCAGAAGCTGCTGCACACATGCACGATTCCAATTTCATAGCTGAACGTTATTTCCTGGCACATCCTGATCCGATAATCAGCAAATTGAGTGTAGATTTGATTAATGTGCGTTATCAGCTTAGTAAATACCACTCCAAATCCCAAAAGATCGTGACGGATGAAGAGCGCCTCTACGAAATGGTTCCGATGTTAATGATTAATTTTAAATACGCAATCGTAACAGAGGAATTGAAGCACATGCTTTATGCTCTGCAAGACCCAGCTCTCGCCCATAATAATGAAAAATGCGACTCGCTTATGAAACGCTTTAATGAGTTGAAAACCGTACAAAGCATCATGGCAAAACGTTTGGGAGACAGGGTTGTTTTGCGATGA
- a CDS encoding SPOR domain-containing protein — protein MKVLLTLLFVLAATFVQAQSIVKSLERNVPGQGKVTIHQDPRIEALIGMERPATGERKVIKTSGFRIQAYAGNNTRQAKNDAYHVASRVKEYFPELTVYTSFNPPRWLCRVGDFRSIEEADAMMRRLKSTGVFKEVSIVRDQINIPL, from the coding sequence ATGAAGGTTTTACTTACCCTATTGTTTGTCTTGGCAGCTACCTTTGTGCAAGCGCAAAGTATCGTCAAGAGTCTGGAACGTAACGTTCCGGGACAAGGAAAGGTGACTATCCATCAAGATCCTCGCATTGAGGCTTTGATAGGTATGGAACGTCCTGCAACAGGTGAACGGAAAGTAATAAAGACTTCCGGATTCAGAATACAGGCGTATGCCGGTAACAATACTCGTCAGGCTAAGAATGATGCTTATCATGTAGCATCACGCGTTAAAGAGTATTTTCCTGAATTAACGGTATATACTTCGTTCAATCCACCTCGTTGGCTTTGTCGTGTAGGTGATTTCCGGAGCATTGAAGAGGCGGACGCAATGATGCGTCGGTTGAAGTCTACCGGTGTGTTCAAAGAGGTTTCTATCGTAAGAGACCAGATCAATATTCCTTTATAA
- a CDS encoding DUF1599 domain-containing protein — MKDTKQQFEHVIALCRDLFSKKLHDYGPAWRILRPASVTDQIFIKANRIRSIETKGVTLIDEGIRAEFIAIVNYGIVGLIQLELGYAESADISNEEAMALYDKYAKEALELMLAKNHDYDEAWRSMRVSSYTDLILMKIYRTKQIESLAGNTLVSEGIDANYMDMINYSVFGLIKIEFEG, encoded by the coding sequence ATGAAAGATACCAAACAACAATTTGAACATGTCATCGCTTTATGCCGTGACTTATTTTCCAAGAAGCTGCACGATTACGGTCCTGCATGGCGTATCCTGCGTCCGGCTTCGGTGACTGACCAGATTTTTATTAAAGCCAATCGGATTCGTAGTATTGAAACCAAAGGAGTGACCCTGATTGACGAGGGAATCCGTGCAGAGTTTATTGCGATTGTCAATTATGGCATTGTCGGGCTTATCCAGTTGGAACTGGGTTATGCCGAATCTGCCGACATCAGTAATGAAGAAGCGATGGCTTTATACGATAAGTATGCAAAAGAGGCATTAGAGCTGATGCTTGCCAAGAACCATGATTATGATGAAGCCTGGCGGAGCATGCGTGTCAGCTCTTACACGGACTTGATCTTGATGAAGATCTACCGTACCAAGCAGATTGAGAGCCTGGCCGGCAATACATTGGTGTCAGAGGGAATTGATGCCAATTATATGGATATGATTAATTACTCTGTTTTCGGACTGATTAAGATAGAATTTGAAGGATAA
- a CDS encoding prephenate dehydrogenase, with product MRILILGAGKMGSFFTDILSFQHETAVFDVNPHQLRFVYNTYRFTTLEEIKEFEPELVINAVTVKYTLDAFHKVLPVLPKDCIISDIASVKTGLKKFYEESGFRYVSSHPMFGPTFASLSNLSSENAIIISEGDHLGKIFFKDLYQTLRLNIFEYTFDEHDETVAYSLSIPFVSTFVFAAVMKHQEAPGTTFKKHMAIAKGLLSEDDYLLQEILFNPRTPGQVTNIRTELKNLLEIIENKDAEGMKKYLTKIREKIK from the coding sequence ATGAGAATATTAATCCTTGGAGCCGGTAAAATGGGCTCTTTCTTTACTGATATATTAAGCTTTCAACATGAGACGGCCGTGTTCGACGTCAACCCGCACCAGTTGCGTTTTGTCTATAACACGTATCGTTTCACCACATTGGAGGAGATTAAGGAATTTGAACCGGAACTGGTTATTAATGCCGTTACAGTGAAGTACACGCTGGATGCCTTTCATAAGGTGTTGCCTGTGTTGCCGAAAGACTGTATCATTAGTGACATTGCCTCTGTAAAAACAGGACTAAAGAAGTTCTATGAAGAAAGTGGTTTCCGTTATGTCTCCAGCCACCCGATGTTTGGCCCTACTTTTGCTAGTCTTAGCAATCTGAGCAGCGAGAATGCCATCATCATCAGTGAAGGCGACCACTTGGGAAAAATATTCTTCAAAGACCTCTATCAGACATTGCGTTTGAACATCTTCGAATATACGTTCGACGAACACGATGAAACAGTAGCCTACTCGCTTTCTATTCCGTTCGTATCGACTTTTGTATTTGCTGCCGTAATGAAACATCAGGAAGCTCCGGGAACTACGTTCAAAAAACACATGGCAATTGCCAAAGGTCTATTAAGCGAAGACGACTACCTGCTTCAGGAAATTCTGTTTAACCCACGCACTCCGGGACAAGTGACTAATATCCGGACAGAGTTGAAGAACCTTCTCGAAATTATCGAGAACAAGGATGCGGAAGGAATGAAAAAGTATCTGACAAAGATTCGGGAGAAGATCAAATAA
- a CDS encoding BT_3928 family protein, translating into MKDKNLHIIQEVVANTCRFLLAASFIFSGFVKAVDPLGFQYKIQDYLTAFGMASWFPSFFPLLGGIILSAVEFFIGISLFFATRRTLATSLALMLMIFMTPLTLYLAIFDPVSDCGCFGDAWVLTNWETFGKNIILLFAAIMAFRHRRMLIRFISVKMEWLVSLYTLFFVFTLSFYCLDRLPVLDFRPYKIGKNILEGMTVPEGAKPSVYESIFILEKNGEKKEFTLDNYPDSTWTFIDTRTVLKEKGYEPAIHDFSMIDLNTGEDITNDVLTDIGYTFLLVAHRIEEADDSNIDLINEIYDYSVEHGYKFYCLTSSPEEQIELWKDKTGAEYPFCQMDDITLKTMVRSNPGLILIKNGTILNKWSDEDIPDEYVLTDKLENLPLGKQEVSSDAHTVGYVFLWFVIPLLLVLGVDVLVVRRRERKTAKRKQQEEMKSKEPETKNQGIEEQE; encoded by the coding sequence TTGAAGGATAAGAACTTACATATCATTCAGGAGGTGGTGGCGAATACGTGTCGCTTTCTTTTGGCGGCATCGTTCATCTTTTCCGGATTTGTAAAGGCAGTTGATCCGCTGGGTTTCCAGTATAAGATACAGGATTATCTGACTGCATTCGGAATGGCTTCCTGGTTCCCTTCATTTTTCCCTTTATTGGGAGGTATCATTTTATCCGCCGTTGAGTTTTTTATAGGTATCTCTTTGTTTTTTGCAACGAGAAGAACATTGGCTACCTCATTGGCTTTGATGCTGATGATTTTCATGACACCACTGACTTTGTATCTTGCCATCTTTGATCCGGTTTCGGACTGCGGTTGTTTTGGTGATGCTTGGGTGTTGACGAATTGGGAAACATTTGGAAAGAACATCATTTTGCTGTTTGCGGCAATAATGGCTTTTCGTCACAGAAGGATGCTGATTCGTTTTATCAGTGTGAAGATGGAGTGGCTGGTTTCTCTCTATACGCTATTTTTCGTGTTTACTTTGTCGTTCTATTGTCTGGACCGTTTGCCTGTTTTAGACTTTCGTCCTTACAAGATCGGAAAGAATATTCTGGAAGGAATGACAGTGCCCGAAGGAGCCAAACCAAGCGTATATGAAAGCATCTTTATCTTGGAGAAGAACGGTGAGAAGAAAGAATTTACGTTGGATAACTATCCGGATAGTACCTGGACATTTATCGATACACGTACCGTCCTTAAGGAAAAAGGGTATGAACCGGCTATTCATGATTTCTCTATGATAGATCTGAATACGGGGGAAGATATCACAAACGATGTATTGACAGATATAGGATATACTTTCCTGTTGGTTGCCCATCGCATTGAAGAGGCGGATGATAGCAACATTGATTTGATTAATGAGATATATGACTATTCGGTGGAGCATGGCTACAAATTTTATTGCCTCACTTCTTCACCGGAGGAACAGATAGAATTGTGGAAGGACAAGACAGGAGCCGAATACCCTTTCTGCCAAATGGATGATATTACTTTGAAGACGATGGTTCGTTCCAACCCGGGATTGATATTGATTAAGAACGGAACAATTCTGAATAAATGGAGCGATGAGGATATACCGGATGAATACGTACTGACGGACAAACTGGAGAATCTGCCGCTAGGAAAGCAGGAAGTGAGCAGTGACGCTCATACGGTAGGATATGTCTTCCTGTGGTTTGTTATTCCGTTGTTGTTAGTGCTTGGGGTGGATGTTTTAGTCGTTCGCCGCCGAGAACGGAAAACCGCGAAGCGGAAGCAACAAGAAGAGATGAAAAGCAAAGAACCGGAAACAAAGAATCAAGGAATAGAAGAACAAGAATAA
- the folE gene encoding GTP cyclohydrolase I FolE, with product MLEKEEIVSPNLEELKSHYRSIITLLGEDAEREGLLKTPERVAKAMLSLTKGYHMDPHEVLRSAKFQEEYSQMVIVKDIDFFSLCEHHMLPFYGKAHVAYIPNGYITGLSKIARVVDIFSHRLQVQERMTLQIKECIQETLNPLGVMVVVEAKHMCMQMRGVEKQNSITTTSDFTGAFNQAKTREEFMNLIQHGTL from the coding sequence ATGTTAGAAAAAGAAGAAATTGTTTCTCCGAATCTGGAGGAGTTGAAGAGTCATTATCGTAGTATTATAACTTTGTTGGGTGAAGATGCCGAACGGGAAGGGTTGCTGAAAACTCCGGAACGGGTGGCTAAAGCAATGTTAAGCTTGACGAAAGGGTATCACATGGATCCTCATGAAGTGCTTCGCTCAGCTAAATTCCAAGAAGAATACAGTCAGATGGTGATTGTGAAAGATATCGATTTCTTCTCTCTTTGTGAACATCACATGTTGCCGTTCTACGGGAAGGCACACGTGGCTTATATTCCTAATGGCTATATCACCGGGTTGAGCAAGATAGCCCGTGTAGTCGATATATTCTCTCATCGCCTGCAAGTGCAGGAACGCATGACGCTGCAAATCAAAGAGTGTATTCAGGAAACACTGAATCCGTTGGGTGTAATGGTGGTAGTGGAAGCCAAACACATGTGTATGCAGATGCGTGGTGTAGAAAAACAAAACTCTATTACTACTACTTCAGACTTTACTGGGGCTTTTAATCAGGCAAAGACTCGCGAAGAGTTTATGAATCTGATTCAACACGGGACTTTGTAG
- the recG gene encoding ATP-dependent DNA helicase RecG, giving the protein MFDLATRDIKFISGVGPQKAAVLNKELEIYSLHDLIYYFPYKYIDRSRIYYIHEIDGNMPYIQLKGEILGFETIGEGRQRRLTAHFSDGTGVVDLVWFQGIKYILGKYKLHEEYIIFGKPTVFNGRINVAHPDIDKPEDLKLSSVGLQPYYNTTEKMKRSFLNSHTIEKMMATVIQQIQDPLPETLSSKLLAEHHLMPLTEALRNIHFPTNPDVLRRAQYRLKFEELFYVQLNILRYAKDRQKRYRGYIFEKVGDVFNTFYAKNLPFQLTGAQKRVLKEIRNDVGSGRQMNRLLQGDVGSGKTLVALMSMLLALDNGYQACMMAPTEILANQHYETIKELLFGMDIRVELLTGSIKGKRREAILTGLLTGDVKILIGTHAVIEDTVNFSSLGFVVIDEQHRFGVAQRARLWSKNVQPPHVLVMTATPIPRTLAMTLYGDLDVSIIDELPPGRKPITTIHQFDNRRESMYRSVHKQIEEGRQVYIVYPLIKESEKIDLKNLEEGYQHILEEFPKCTVCKVHGKMKPAEKDEQMQLFASGKAQIMVATTVIEVGVNVPNASVMIIENAERFGLSQLHQLRGRVGRGAEQSYCILVTNYKLTEDTRKRLEIMVRTNDGFEIAEADLKLRGPGDLEGTQQSGIAFDLKIADIVRDGQLLQYVRAIAESIVEQDPAAQNPENEILWRQLKALRKTNVNWAAIS; this is encoded by the coding sequence ATGTTTGATTTAGCCACACGCGACATAAAATTTATCTCCGGTGTAGGTCCTCAAAAAGCCGCTGTATTAAATAAGGAGTTGGAAATCTACTCCTTGCACGATTTAATTTATTATTTCCCTTATAAATATATTGACCGGAGCCGCATCTATTACATTCACGAAATAGATGGCAATATGCCGTATATCCAGTTGAAAGGAGAAATTCTCGGTTTCGAAACCATTGGCGAAGGACGTCAACGTCGTTTGACGGCTCATTTTTCGGATGGTACAGGAGTCGTGGATTTGGTGTGGTTTCAAGGCATTAAGTATATCTTAGGTAAGTATAAACTACACGAGGAATATATCATCTTCGGTAAACCGACAGTTTTCAACGGACGTATCAATGTGGCGCATCCCGATATAGACAAGCCGGAAGATTTGAAACTTTCTTCGGTGGGATTGCAACCTTATTATAATACAACGGAGAAGATGAAGCGCAGTTTCCTCAACTCTCATACGATTGAGAAGATGATGGCAACAGTGATTCAGCAAATACAGGATCCTCTGCCTGAAACACTTTCTTCCAAATTGTTGGCGGAACATCATCTGATGCCTTTGACGGAAGCTCTCCGGAATATCCACTTCCCGACCAATCCCGATGTACTTCGCAGAGCGCAATATCGCCTTAAGTTCGAAGAGCTGTTTTATGTTCAACTGAATATCCTCCGCTACGCCAAAGACAGACAAAAAAGATATCGTGGATACATCTTTGAAAAAGTGGGAGATGTATTCAATACATTTTATGCAAAGAATCTTCCTTTTCAACTGACAGGTGCACAGAAACGGGTATTGAAGGAGATACGGAACGATGTCGGCAGTGGCAGGCAGATGAACCGCCTTTTGCAGGGAGATGTAGGAAGTGGGAAAACACTGGTTGCCCTGATGAGCATGCTATTGGCGTTGGATAATGGTTACCAGGCTTGCATGATGGCGCCCACTGAAATCTTGGCGAACCAGCATTATGAAACGATCAAAGAACTGCTCTTTGGCATGGATATCCGTGTCGAACTGCTGACGGGTTCTATTAAAGGCAAAAGGCGGGAAGCGATTCTGACCGGATTGCTGACCGGAGATGTGAAGATATTAATAGGAACGCATGCTGTTATTGAAGATACTGTCAATTTCTCTTCTTTAGGTTTCGTTGTTATCGACGAACAGCATCGCTTTGGTGTGGCACAACGCGCCCGCCTTTGGAGTAAGAATGTTCAACCTCCACATGTACTCGTGATGACTGCTACCCCGATCCCACGCACTTTGGCAATGACATTGTATGGTGATTTGGATGTGTCTATTATTGACGAACTCCCACCCGGAAGAAAACCGATTACTACCATCCATCAATTTGATAACCGCCGGGAAAGTATGTACCGTTCGGTGCACAAACAAATCGAAGAAGGGCGTCAGGTCTATATTGTCTATCCCCTGATTAAAGAGAGCGAAAAGATTGATCTGAAGAATCTTGAAGAGGGATATCAACATATTCTGGAAGAGTTTCCGAAATGCACGGTTTGTAAAGTGCATGGCAAAATGAAACCGGCCGAGAAGGATGAGCAAATGCAGCTTTTTGCTTCGGGTAAAGCGCAGATCATGGTTGCTACTACCGTCATTGAAGTCGGAGTAAACGTTCCGAATGCTTCGGTGATGATTATTGAAAATGCAGAACGTTTCGGGCTTTCGCAGTTACATCAGTTGCGTGGTCGGGTAGGACGTGGGGCGGAACAGTCTTATTGTATTCTGGTGACGAATTATAAATTGACGGAGGACACCCGGAAACGATTGGAAATCATGGTGCGCACCAATGATGGTTTCGAAATAGCGGAGGCTGATTTGAAATTGCGTGGTCCCGGTGATCTTGAAGGTACACAGCAAAGCGGTATCGCTTTCGATTTGAAGATTGCGGATATTGTTCGCGACGGGCAACTGTTGCAATACGTTCGTGCCATAGCTGAAAGTATTGTGGAACAAGACCCTGCGGCACAGAATCCCGAGAATGAAATCTTGTGGAGACAGCTTAAAGCCTTGCGGAAAACGAATGTTAACTGGGCTGCCATAAGTTGA
- a CDS encoding peptidoglycan DD-metalloendopeptidase family protein translates to MNFSIIKTGLVAVAAMVSLSSFSQDLIARQAPIDKKLKSVDSLALQKQIRAEQSEYPALSLYPNWNNQYVHAYGNAIIPETYTIDLTGFHMPTPSTKITSPFGPRWRRMHNGLDLKVNIGDTIVAAFDGKVRIVKYERRGYGKYVVIRHDNGLETVYGHLSKQLVEENQLVKAGEVIGLGGNTGRSTGSHLHFETRFLGIAINPIYMFDFPKQDIVADTYTFRKAKGVNRAGSHDTQVADGAIRYHKVKSGDTLSRIAKLRGVSVSTLCKLNRIKPTTTLRIGQVLRCS, encoded by the coding sequence ATGAATTTTAGCATTATTAAAACAGGATTGGTCGCTGTTGCGGCTATGGTCAGTCTGAGCTCTTTCTCGCAAGACCTGATTGCCCGCCAAGCACCGATAGACAAAAAATTAAAATCAGTAGACTCTTTGGCATTGCAGAAGCAAATCCGTGCCGAACAGTCCGAATATCCCGCCCTAAGTCTTTATCCGAACTGGAACAACCAGTATGTGCATGCTTACGGAAATGCTATTATCCCCGAAACGTATACAATCGACCTGACAGGTTTCCATATGCCAACTCCAAGTACTAAAATTACTTCACCTTTCGGTCCTCGTTGGAGAAGAATGCATAATGGATTGGACTTGAAAGTGAACATAGGTGATACTATTGTAGCAGCTTTTGACGGTAAAGTACGTATCGTAAAATATGAGCGTAGAGGATATGGAAAATATGTCGTTATCCGTCATGATAATGGATTGGAAACTGTGTATGGTCATTTATCAAAACAATTGGTTGAAGAAAACCAATTAGTGAAAGCCGGAGAGGTAATCGGATTGGGTGGTAACACCGGACGTTCTACTGGTTCGCATCTGCATTTTGAAACCCGCTTCTTGGGAATTGCAATTAATCCGATTTATATGTTCGACTTCCCGAAACAAGATATCGTTGCCGATACTTATACGTTCCGCAAAGCAAAAGGCGTGAATCGTGCAGGTTCTCATGATACTCAAGTGGCTGACGGCGCAATCCGTTATCATAAGGTGAAGAGTGGCGATACATTGTCCCGCATTGCTAAATTGCGTGGCGTATCAGTTAGTACACTTTGCAAGCTGAACCGTATTAAACCGACTACTACCTTGCGCATCGGACAGGTTTTGCGTTGTTCATAA